The Bacillota bacterium sequence GGCCCCGGCGTGTTCGCGCACGAGTCGGGGATTCACGTGGACGGCGTGCTGAAGGATCCCAGCACCTACGAACCTTTCGATCCGGCCGAGGTGGGGTTGGTCCGCCGCCTGGTGGTTGGCAAGCACTCCGGTGCGGCTGCCATCCTCGCCTCCTTGCGGAGATCCGGTATTGAACCGGATGGCACCCTGATTCCCGACCTCCTCGCTCGCGTCCGCCAGTGTGCCGTCGATTTGAAGCGTTCGCTTCAGGATTGGGAACTTGTACGCCTGTACCGGAAGCTGGAGGGGCAGCGGATGGCCAATGCTGGGTCGCAGTGACGGGGGGCGAAGGGCGTGGCCCCAAATCGTGCTTCGCTACCGGGGGGCTGGTGGGTTTTAGCTGCCAAGTCGCCGGATGCCGGTTGCTCGGGCCCGGTTGCGCCCGCCGTGTTCCCTGGAAGCCTGTGCCAGAGTGTAACCGGATGGTAATTTTGACGACTGACAAGACCCGGGCAACATGGTAGAATGTGACCTTGGCCAAACGGAGGTGGGGGAGAAGCATGTGGTGCATAGTGAGTTAAAGGGATTGTCCGAAGGCCTCTGGCGCGCCCTGGGGCGGCTGAAGATGGGCCTGGGGGCGTTCTTGGTCCTGCTTGCCCTGGTATCCCTCCCGCAGGGGAAGCCGTTGCTTCTTTTGCTGCTCGGTTTCTTCGCGGCGGGATTCGTTGGGGTGAATGCTGCGGGGCTGGTGTGCCGTCTGGAGCACAGGAGGCTGGCGGAGGTTGCCTCGATGCTGTTTGGGGTCGGGGCGATAAGCTGTCTTGTGGTGGCCACCGGTGGTGCTGACGGGCCGCTGTTGTTTCTGTTCCTGGTTCCGGTGTTCACGCACGGTTTCCGGTCGGGAGCGCGGGCTGCCTACCTGTCGGCGGCAGTCAATTCTGCGGCACTGGCGGTCATCTGTGTGGCTTCGCTGGGGGAAGGTTTTTCGGTCCGGCGCGTGCTGGGACCTGGTGTGGTTGCCGGGGTCATGTGGTTTGAGGCGCGTGCGGTAGCCGTGGTGGTGAGGTATATAGGCGTGCAGCGGGATGAACTCATGCAGCTTGCCCAGCGGGACCCGTTGACGGGGTTGCTCAACCGGCGGTCGCTGTACGATCTGGTGGGGCGTCTGGTGGTGGAGGGAAGGGAGTTTGCGGTGGTTCTGGTGGACCTGGATGGTTTCAAGGCGGCGAACGATGAGCGGGGGCACCTGTTTGGGGACGAGGTGCTGAAGCGGGTGGCGGAGGGGATGCAGCGTGCTGTGCGGCGGGGAGATGTGGTGGCCAGGTACGGTGGGGATGAATTCGCCGTGGTGGTGCCTGGTGGCCGGGAAGAGGGTGAGCATGTGATGCGGCGGCTTGAGGAGGTGGTGGAGAGGGTGAGCCGGGAGATGGGGGTTGATACCGGCCTGTCGGGTGGAGTTGCCGTGTGGCCTGCGGATGGCGCTGCGCTGGAGGAGCTTTTGCAGGTAGCCGACCGGAGGCTTTACCGTGCGAAGGAGCTGAAGGGCCGGAAGCGGCTGGCCCTGGAGGTCATGGAGTAGCCGGGGGGCTGCGGCGCGTGTCAGGGTAGCTGGCGACGGGCGGGCCGGTGGCCGGTGAGATGGAGGTGCGTCAGTGCATTAACTACCATGGCGGAGCGGAGGTTTGCTTTTTACCAAGAGCTGAAGCAGGTGGGTTTACAGGAACTTCAAGAGAGCATGAGCCGGGCCCTGGGGCTGGCGGTTATGGTCGCGTACCCGGATGGGCGTGCGCTGACCGAGCCGTCCAACCTGTGTTCTTTCTGTGCCATGCTGGGCAGCAATGCGGAAGCGCGGGCCAGGTGTGTGGCTTCGCGTGAGGCCTCTGCGAGGGCTGCTGTGGCTGCGGGGGGCGAAGTTTTCCACACCTGTCACGCCGGGCTGGTGCATCTGGCGGTTCCCCTGCGGGTGGCTGGGGAAACGGTAGCGGTGGTGGTGGGTGGCAATGTGGTTTTGCAGCCGCTGGCGGAGGAGGCAGTGGTGCGGCTGGCCCGGGAGACGGGTATTGATGCGGAGAAGCTTCTTGAGGCGGCCGTGGCGGTGCCGGTGTGGACGCAAGAGCGGCTCAGGACGGTCGTGGCGGTGGTACAGAGGGTAACTGACACCGTGGCGCAGCTGCTCTATGCCAAGCAGGAACTGGGGAGAAAAGCGGACGAGCTTGCCGCTCTCTTTGAATTCAGCCAGACTGTTTCCGGGAGCCTCGAGGTGGCGGAAGTGGCCCGGCGGGCGCTGGGGGCCGTGCTGCGGTTGACCGGTGCCACCAGCGGGTCGGTGGTGATGCTTCCTGAGGCGGTGCCGGGGGTTGCGGCTGCCGAGGTGGCGGCCACCGTGGAGCCCTGTGACGAGTTCCGCGTGGTGCCGTCGGGCGAAGTGGTTGCCGCGGTTGAGCGAGAGACCCGTGCCGTTCACTTTAACAGCCGGCCGGGAGGTACGCCCGAAGAGCGGCGGCCGGGGGTAGCCTTACCGCTTATGGTTGGGGGCAAACCAACGGGCGTGCTTACCGTCGCCGGGAGGCCGAAGGGTGTGGGTTTCGCTGAAGACGAGACCGCCTTTCTGACCACGCTGGGCACGAGCCTGGGGCTGGCGCTCGAGAATGCCCGCCTTTTCCGCGAGCTCAAGCTGAGGGCGGCCATGCTGGAATGGTTGATCGAAGTGGGGCGGGTGGTGGCGGGTAGCCTGGACGTGGATGTGGTCGTTGAGTCGGCCCTGGCCAGCGTCAGGGATGTGCTGGGGGCGGAGTGGTGTGTGCTGCGCTTGCTCGATGAGGAGACGGGCGAGCTGGTGCTGAAGGGGAGCCTGGGCATGATGGGCGCGGAGCTGGAGGCCAGTGCAGGCCGCGTCCGGCCCGAGGGTAGCCTGTTGGGCAAAGTGCTGGAGACGGGAGAGCCCGTGGTGGTGGAAGACCTGGCCGCCGGCGGATTGGACATGCATCTGCCCTACTGCTCGGCCGAGATGCGGGCGGTGGCCGTGGTGCCGGTGCGGGGGGTGGGGAAGATTCTGGGCACATTGAAGGTTTATTCCCCCGTACCGCGGCGCTGGACTGAGGAAGAAGTGGGGTATCTGGGGATCGTCGCGAGCCAGACCGGGCTGGCTTTGGAGAACGCCCGCCTCTACTCGTCGCTGCGGGAATACTATCTGAGTGCGGTGCGGGCGCTGGCGGCGGCCCTGGAGGCCAGGGATGTTTACACTCGGGGTCATTCCCTGCGGGTGGCGCGGTGGGCGCGGGCGTGCGCGGGCGTGCTGGGGCTTGGTGCTGAGGAGCAGGAGCAGGTGTACCTGGCGGGGCTGTTGCACGATCTGGGCAAGATCGGTGTGCGCGAAGGCATTCTGCTCAAGCCGGGGCGTCTGGACGAGGAAGAAATGAAGGAAATGCAGGGTCACCCCGTGGTGGGGGCCGGGATCCTGGAGCCGGCCAGGTTTCCGGCTGCGGTCACCGGGGCTGTGCGGCACCACCACGAAGACTACGGTGGCGGTGGTTATCCCGCGGGGCTGGTGGGGGAGGAGATCCCGCTTCTGGCGCGGATCATCCGGGTGGCGGATGCCTACGATGCCATGACGTCGGCCAGGCCGTACCGGCAGGCTTTCAGTGCCCAGCAGGCCCGGGAGGAACTGCGGCGGTGTGCGGGTCGGCAGTTTGACCCGCGGGTGGTCGAGGCGTTCCTGGGGATTCCGGCGGAAGGAATGGAAGATGTTGCCGCCACGGGGGAGGGGGGCACCCTGATAGCTCTGCTGGGCGAGATACTTTTCTCGCTGAGGCAGCCGCGTTGAGCGGTGGCGCTGCTTCACCTTGCCCCCCCGCGGTATGACTCCACGATGGTCAGGGGCTCCTGGAGCACCGGTCTGGTTCCGCATTGGCAGCGCGTAATCTGGTGGGGGGAAAGTCCCGGGCGGTGTCTTCCCCGGGAGAGGTGAACGAGTTGGGTGCGGCGCCGAGGAAGCAAGCGAGGCAGCGGAAAAACAGGGCAACATCGCCTCACCCGGTGCCGCGCCCACTCCACCTTTAGGCTTGAGCACCTGGAACTGGCGAAGAAACGCTTCCCCGACCCGGACGCCATCACGAACTATCTGGCCAGCCGCGACGTCAAGGTCGAGGAACTGGCTTCGGGAGTTTAGCTGTAATCCCAAGATCCATCATTGCGGGGAAACACGCCCTCGCCGCAGCTGGAGTGCATTTCCCGCCAGTTGCGGCCCTTGCGCCCGCCCTCAGGCGGCGTCCCAGTAGTGGTTTTTTCCCGGTTCAGGAGTTCAGCGGTGGTGGGCGCTGTCCTTGCGGTGCGGCGGAAAAGCAGGGGGTGTACCGATATCCGGAACCACTGCACCATGGTGGCTGTTCTTGCGGATGGTGACACGGGATGAGGTCTTGCCTGGCCTAGGAGGAGGTTTCGAGGACAGGTAGAATGGGTAACCCGGCGGGGATGGGTTCCGGAATACGGAATGGGGTGGTCGCCGCGCAGAACGGGGATTCGAAAAGCACGATCCAGTCGACGGTGCGGACGGTGCAGCTGCTCGAGCAGTTGGCTGCTGTAGAGAGGGCCAGCCTTTCAGAGTTGGCGCTAAAGACGGGGCTGAAGAAGACAACGTGCCACCGGTTTCTTAACACGCTTCGTTCGATCGGATATGTCGCCTTGGATGGCGAAGGGCGATATGTTCTCGGCACCAAAGCGTTTAGTCTGGCAATCAACGTCTATTCGCGCATCGCGCTGGTCCAGGTTGCTCGTGATGTCCTGGACCGCCTTGCGCACGTGACTCGCGAGACGGTCAACCTGGCAGTCCTTGACGGTGATAATGTCAGGTACGTCGACAAGAGGGAGTCACCCCAACCGCTCAGCGTGACGGCAAAAGTCGGCGAACAGCGCCCGGCATACTGCACTGCGTTGGGCAAGGCCATGCTCGCTTTCGCAGATCCGGAGTGGCTGAGTGGGTACCTTTCCCGCTGCAGCTTCCTGCCCTGCACACCGAGGACGATTAC is a genomic window containing:
- a CDS encoding GGDEF domain-containing protein — encoded protein: MVHSELKGLSEGLWRALGRLKMGLGAFLVLLALVSLPQGKPLLLLLLGFFAAGFVGVNAAGLVCRLEHRRLAEVASMLFGVGAISCLVVATGGADGPLLFLFLVPVFTHGFRSGARAAYLSAAVNSAALAVICVASLGEGFSVRRVLGPGVVAGVMWFEARAVAVVVRYIGVQRDELMQLAQRDPLTGLLNRRSLYDLVGRLVVEGREFAVVLVDLDGFKAANDERGHLFGDEVLKRVAEGMQRAVRRGDVVARYGGDEFAVVVPGGREEGEHVMRRLEEVVERVSREMGVDTGLSGGVAVWPADGAALEELLQVADRRLYRAKELKGRKRLALEVME
- a CDS encoding HD domain-containing phosphohydrolase, with protein sequence MAERRFAFYQELKQVGLQELQESMSRALGLAVMVAYPDGRALTEPSNLCSFCAMLGSNAEARARCVASREASARAAVAAGGEVFHTCHAGLVHLAVPLRVAGETVAVVVGGNVVLQPLAEEAVVRLARETGIDAEKLLEAAVAVPVWTQERLRTVVAVVQRVTDTVAQLLYAKQELGRKADELAALFEFSQTVSGSLEVAEVARRALGAVLRLTGATSGSVVMLPEAVPGVAAAEVAATVEPCDEFRVVPSGEVVAAVERETRAVHFNSRPGGTPEERRPGVALPLMVGGKPTGVLTVAGRPKGVGFAEDETAFLTTLGTSLGLALENARLFRELKLRAAMLEWLIEVGRVVAGSLDVDVVVESALASVRDVLGAEWCVLRLLDEETGELVLKGSLGMMGAELEASAGRVRPEGSLLGKVLETGEPVVVEDLAAGGLDMHLPYCSAEMRAVAVVPVRGVGKILGTLKVYSPVPRRWTEEEVGYLGIVASQTGLALENARLYSSLREYYLSAVRALAAALEARDVYTRGHSLRVARWARACAGVLGLGAEEQEQVYLAGLLHDLGKIGVREGILLKPGRLDEEEMKEMQGHPVVGAGILEPARFPAAVTGAVRHHHEDYGGGGYPAGLVGEEIPLLARIIRVADAYDAMTSARPYRQAFSAQQAREELRRCAGRQFDPRVVEAFLGIPAEGMEDVAATGEGGTLIALLGEILFSLRQPR
- a CDS encoding IclR family transcriptional regulator — its product is MGNPAGMGSGIRNGVVAAQNGDSKSTIQSTVRTVQLLEQLAAVERASLSELALKTGLKKTTCHRFLNTLRSIGYVALDGEGRYVLGTKAFSLAINVYSRIALVQVARDVLDRLAHVTRETVNLAVLDGDNVRYVDKRESPQPLSVTAKVGEQRPAYCTALGKAMLAFADPEWLSGYLSRCSFLPCTPRTITVPGALLSALEEVRSTGVAFDREEVLVGVCCVASPIFDRQAKVAGAVSVTAPAVRVTPEAESHFSRLVREAGYEISRRLGYVGRGFPSSADAQTRGSS